The Meriones unguiculatus strain TT.TT164.6M chromosome 1, Bangor_MerUng_6.1, whole genome shotgun sequence genome has a segment encoding these proteins:
- the Olfm2 gene encoding noelin-2 isoform X1, with protein sequence MSVPLLKIGAVLSTMAMVTNWMSQTLPSLVGLNSTVSRAGSSEKITLFQSPEEGWQLYTSAQAPDGKCICTAVIPAQSTCARDGRSRELRQLMEKVQNVSQSMEVLELRTYRDLQYVRSMETLMRSLDARLRAADGSVSAKSFQELKDRMTELLPLSSVLEQYKADTRTIVRLREEVRNLSSNLAAIQEEMGAYGYEDLQQRVMALEARLHACAQKLGCGKLTGVSNPITIRAMGSRFGSWMTDTMAPSADSRVWYMDGYYKGRRVLEFRTLGDFIKGQNFIQHLLPQPWAGTGHVVYNGSLFYNKYQSNVVVKYHFRSRSVLVQRSLPGAGYNNTFPYSWGGFSDMDFMVDESGLWAVYTTNQNAGNIVVSRLDPHSLEVVRSWDTGYPKRSAGEAFMICGVLYVTNSHLAGAKVYFAYFTNTSSYEYTDVPFHNQYSHISMLDYNPRERALYTWNNGHQVLYNVTLFHVISTAGDP encoded by the exons ACTCTCTTCCAGAGCCCGGAAGAGGGCTGGCAGCTCTATACCTCAGCCCAGGCGCCGGATGGCAAATGCATCTGCACAGCTGTGATCCCTGCACAGAGCACCTGTGCCCGAGATGGGCGGAGCAGAGAGCTTCGGCAGCTCATGGAGAAG GTCCAGAATGTGTCCCAGTCCATGGAGGTCCTTGAGCTCAGGACGTATCGGGATCTCCAGTATGTTCGCAGCATGGAGACTCTCATGCGGAGCCTGGATGCCAGGCTCAGGGCAGCCGATGGGTCAGTCTCAGCCAAAAGCTTCCAG GAACTGAAGGACAGGATGACAGAGCTGCTGCCCCTGAGCTCGGTGCTGGAGCAGTACAAGGCAGACACACGGACCATTGTGCGCCTACGGGAGGAGGTGAGAAACCTCTCCAGCAACCTGGCTGCCATTCAAGAGGAAATGGGCGCCTATGGGTACGAAGACCTGCAGCAGCGCGTGATGGCCCTGGAGGCCCGACTCCATGCCTGCGCTCAGAAGCTGG GCTGTGGGAAGCTGACGGGAGTCAGTAACCCCATTACCATTCGGGCCATGGGGTCCCGATTCGGCTCCTGGATGACTGACACAATGGCCCCCAGTGCAGACAGCCGG GTCTGGTACATGGATGGCTATTACAAAGGCCGCCGAGTGCTGGAGTTTCGTACTCTGGGAGACTTCATCAAAGGCCAGAACTTCATCCAGCATCTGCTGCCACAGCCGTGGGCAGGTACGGGCCATGTGGTGTACAATGGCTCTCTCTTCTACAACAAGTACCAGAGCAATGTGGTGGTCAAGTACCACTTCCGGTCGCGCTCGGTGCTGGTGCAGAGGAGCCTCCCCGGGGCTGGTTACAACAACACCTTTCCGTATTCCTGGGGGGGCTTCTCGGACATGGACTTCATGGTAGACGAGAGCGGGCTGTGGGCAGTGTACACCACCAACCAGAACGCGGGCAACATCGTGGTCAGCCGGCTGGACCCTCACAGCCTGGAGGTGGTGAGGTCCTGGGACACCGGGTACCCGAAGCGCAGCGCCGGCGAGGCCTTCATGATCTGCGGCGTCCTCTATGTAACCAACTCTCACTTGGCCGGAGCCAAGGTCTACTTTGCCTACTTCACCAACACATCCAGCTACGAGTACACGGATGTGCCCTTCCACAACCAGTACTCGCATATCTCCATGCTGGATTACAACCCCAGGGAGCGGGCCCTGTACACCTGGAACAACGGGCACCAGGTGCTCTACAACGTCACCCTCTTCCACGTCATCAGCACTGCCGGGGACCCCTAG
- the Olfm2 gene encoding noelin-2 isoform X2, with translation MWPLTVPRLSLLLWLLCPGLAGQTLFQSPEEGWQLYTSAQAPDGKCICTAVIPAQSTCARDGRSRELRQLMEKVQNVSQSMEVLELRTYRDLQYVRSMETLMRSLDARLRAADGSVSAKSFQELKDRMTELLPLSSVLEQYKADTRTIVRLREEVRNLSSNLAAIQEEMGAYGYEDLQQRVMALEARLHACAQKLGCGKLTGVSNPITIRAMGSRFGSWMTDTMAPSADSRVWYMDGYYKGRRVLEFRTLGDFIKGQNFIQHLLPQPWAGTGHVVYNGSLFYNKYQSNVVVKYHFRSRSVLVQRSLPGAGYNNTFPYSWGGFSDMDFMVDESGLWAVYTTNQNAGNIVVSRLDPHSLEVVRSWDTGYPKRSAGEAFMICGVLYVTNSHLAGAKVYFAYFTNTSSYEYTDVPFHNQYSHISMLDYNPRERALYTWNNGHQVLYNVTLFHVISTAGDP, from the exons ACTCTCTTCCAGAGCCCGGAAGAGGGCTGGCAGCTCTATACCTCAGCCCAGGCGCCGGATGGCAAATGCATCTGCACAGCTGTGATCCCTGCACAGAGCACCTGTGCCCGAGATGGGCGGAGCAGAGAGCTTCGGCAGCTCATGGAGAAG GTCCAGAATGTGTCCCAGTCCATGGAGGTCCTTGAGCTCAGGACGTATCGGGATCTCCAGTATGTTCGCAGCATGGAGACTCTCATGCGGAGCCTGGATGCCAGGCTCAGGGCAGCCGATGGGTCAGTCTCAGCCAAAAGCTTCCAG GAACTGAAGGACAGGATGACAGAGCTGCTGCCCCTGAGCTCGGTGCTGGAGCAGTACAAGGCAGACACACGGACCATTGTGCGCCTACGGGAGGAGGTGAGAAACCTCTCCAGCAACCTGGCTGCCATTCAAGAGGAAATGGGCGCCTATGGGTACGAAGACCTGCAGCAGCGCGTGATGGCCCTGGAGGCCCGACTCCATGCCTGCGCTCAGAAGCTGG GCTGTGGGAAGCTGACGGGAGTCAGTAACCCCATTACCATTCGGGCCATGGGGTCCCGATTCGGCTCCTGGATGACTGACACAATGGCCCCCAGTGCAGACAGCCGG GTCTGGTACATGGATGGCTATTACAAAGGCCGCCGAGTGCTGGAGTTTCGTACTCTGGGAGACTTCATCAAAGGCCAGAACTTCATCCAGCATCTGCTGCCACAGCCGTGGGCAGGTACGGGCCATGTGGTGTACAATGGCTCTCTCTTCTACAACAAGTACCAGAGCAATGTGGTGGTCAAGTACCACTTCCGGTCGCGCTCGGTGCTGGTGCAGAGGAGCCTCCCCGGGGCTGGTTACAACAACACCTTTCCGTATTCCTGGGGGGGCTTCTCGGACATGGACTTCATGGTAGACGAGAGCGGGCTGTGGGCAGTGTACACCACCAACCAGAACGCGGGCAACATCGTGGTCAGCCGGCTGGACCCTCACAGCCTGGAGGTGGTGAGGTCCTGGGACACCGGGTACCCGAAGCGCAGCGCCGGCGAGGCCTTCATGATCTGCGGCGTCCTCTATGTAACCAACTCTCACTTGGCCGGAGCCAAGGTCTACTTTGCCTACTTCACCAACACATCCAGCTACGAGTACACGGATGTGCCCTTCCACAACCAGTACTCGCATATCTCCATGCTGGATTACAACCCCAGGGAGCGGGCCCTGTACACCTGGAACAACGGGCACCAGGTGCTCTACAACGTCACCCTCTTCCACGTCATCAGCACTGCCGGGGACCCCTAG
- the Olfm2 gene encoding noelin-2 isoform X3: protein MEKVQNVSQSMEVLELRTYRDLQYVRSMETLMRSLDARLRAADGSVSAKSFQELKDRMTELLPLSSVLEQYKADTRTIVRLREEVRNLSSNLAAIQEEMGAYGYEDLQQRVMALEARLHACAQKLGCGKLTGVSNPITIRAMGSRFGSWMTDTMAPSADSRVWYMDGYYKGRRVLEFRTLGDFIKGQNFIQHLLPQPWAGTGHVVYNGSLFYNKYQSNVVVKYHFRSRSVLVQRSLPGAGYNNTFPYSWGGFSDMDFMVDESGLWAVYTTNQNAGNIVVSRLDPHSLEVVRSWDTGYPKRSAGEAFMICGVLYVTNSHLAGAKVYFAYFTNTSSYEYTDVPFHNQYSHISMLDYNPRERALYTWNNGHQVLYNVTLFHVISTAGDP, encoded by the exons ATGGAGAAG GTCCAGAATGTGTCCCAGTCCATGGAGGTCCTTGAGCTCAGGACGTATCGGGATCTCCAGTATGTTCGCAGCATGGAGACTCTCATGCGGAGCCTGGATGCCAGGCTCAGGGCAGCCGATGGGTCAGTCTCAGCCAAAAGCTTCCAG GAACTGAAGGACAGGATGACAGAGCTGCTGCCCCTGAGCTCGGTGCTGGAGCAGTACAAGGCAGACACACGGACCATTGTGCGCCTACGGGAGGAGGTGAGAAACCTCTCCAGCAACCTGGCTGCCATTCAAGAGGAAATGGGCGCCTATGGGTACGAAGACCTGCAGCAGCGCGTGATGGCCCTGGAGGCCCGACTCCATGCCTGCGCTCAGAAGCTGG GCTGTGGGAAGCTGACGGGAGTCAGTAACCCCATTACCATTCGGGCCATGGGGTCCCGATTCGGCTCCTGGATGACTGACACAATGGCCCCCAGTGCAGACAGCCGG GTCTGGTACATGGATGGCTATTACAAAGGCCGCCGAGTGCTGGAGTTTCGTACTCTGGGAGACTTCATCAAAGGCCAGAACTTCATCCAGCATCTGCTGCCACAGCCGTGGGCAGGTACGGGCCATGTGGTGTACAATGGCTCTCTCTTCTACAACAAGTACCAGAGCAATGTGGTGGTCAAGTACCACTTCCGGTCGCGCTCGGTGCTGGTGCAGAGGAGCCTCCCCGGGGCTGGTTACAACAACACCTTTCCGTATTCCTGGGGGGGCTTCTCGGACATGGACTTCATGGTAGACGAGAGCGGGCTGTGGGCAGTGTACACCACCAACCAGAACGCGGGCAACATCGTGGTCAGCCGGCTGGACCCTCACAGCCTGGAGGTGGTGAGGTCCTGGGACACCGGGTACCCGAAGCGCAGCGCCGGCGAGGCCTTCATGATCTGCGGCGTCCTCTATGTAACCAACTCTCACTTGGCCGGAGCCAAGGTCTACTTTGCCTACTTCACCAACACATCCAGCTACGAGTACACGGATGTGCCCTTCCACAACCAGTACTCGCATATCTCCATGCTGGATTACAACCCCAGGGAGCGGGCCCTGTACACCTGGAACAACGGGCACCAGGTGCTCTACAACGTCACCCTCTTCCACGTCATCAGCACTGCCGGGGACCCCTAG